The Victivallis sp. Marseille-Q1083 DNA window CAGTTGCTGGCGGCGCTGCCGGGGGAGGGACATGCGCTGGCGGTGGCCGATTGGAACGAACCCGGCGCCGTCGAGGCGCTGCTGCCGTCGATCGGCCGGGTGGATGGCCTGGTCAACAATGCTTCGGTGTTTCATCCGGGAACGCTGGCGGAAGACAATCCGGAGGCGGATGCGGATCACTGGCGGGTGAATTACCTGGCGCCGCTGGCGCTGATGCGGGCCTTGAACAACCAGGCCGGTTTGACGGAGGGGGTCATCCTCAATCTGCTCGATCAGGAGGTGGCGCAGAGTGCCGCCTGGGGCGGGATTTACGGCTTGTCCAAGCGGGCGCTGCGAGACGCGACGCTGGCGGCGGCGCTGGAATGGGCGCCGCGCATCCGGGTGAACGGTCTGGCGCCCGGTCCGGTACTGGCGCCACCCGGCCTGGAACATCTCAGGATGCGGAAAACGCTGCGGCAGGTGCCGATGCAACGGCCGGTGGCGATGGCGGACTTGCTGGCCGGCTGCCGTTTCCTGCTGGAAAATGATTCGGTGACCGGCCAGATCCTTTACGTCGATGGCGGCCAGCACCTGCGGCAGCGGGCGGCTGCCGCTTCGGTTTTGCCGTGTGATTGAAGGCCGGCAGCTGCGCGGATGGCCTGACGGCGGGCCGAAAGACTTGTCCCCGGCGTTTGCTGGTTGTTTTTGTGCGAAATAAGATCAATTCCAATTGTATGGATCGTTTTCTTCGCGATACTGGCCGGGCGTCAGGTTGGTTGCCCGTTTGAAGGCCCGATAGAACACTTCAAGATTTTCGAAGCCGCAGATGGCGGCGATCTCTTTGATGCTCGCCGTATTGTCGGCCAGCAGTTGGCGGGCCCGGTTCAAACGCAGGTCGGACAGATATTTGTAAGGGCTCAGGCCCAGTTGCGTTTTGAACAGTTCGAACAGATACGGCCGGCTGATCCGGACATTGGCCGCCAGGTCGCCGACCGAGATGTTTTCGGCCAGATGCTGTTCCAGGTAGTTCATCGCCTTGCGCAGTTTCGGTGATAATTCGCCGCTGCCGCCGGGATGATCGAAACGATTGCTCTGCCACAGGAGCGTATGGTAGCAGTAAGCGGCCAGTTGCTCGACGTCGCAGCGTTCGTGGTGAAAGGCTTTGCCGACTTCATTGGCGAAGCCGTCCAGCGTGGCGGTGTCCCGCCAGAAACTGACCCGCGGCGCCGGGCGTTCCGCCGATTGATTGACGTTGAAGTGAAAGACCAGGCAGCGGTAAGGGGTCTCCGGCGGCATCCGGCAGATGGTCGGTTCCCCGGCGACATGCCAGAAAATCGTTCCCCGTTCGTACAGGCGGTCCCTGCCGTCCTGTTCGAACCAGACTTTGCCGCCGGTTAAAATCTCGATGGTTTCATGGCCCGGCGGCGAAATGAACGGCTTGAGCTCCTTGACGCCGGCCGGCGCGGAGAAAAAGCTGATGATTTCCAGAGTTTTCAGGTGATTGGCGTAGATTGCGCGCATCGTCTCTTACCGGATTGCGATTTTTCATTAACATAGCCCGGTTGGCCGCGTTCGGCAACCGCCGAAGAATGTGAAACCGGAATTTTCGGGTAAATAAGTTCCGGCGGTTCCGGAATTTTGGCCGCGCCGGTTGTAAAAACCGTGAAACCGTTGTAAATTCCACTCCGAATGGAAAGACCGTACGCAATTATATTATTTCAATGGCAAAGGAGCAATTTTCATGGTTACGATTCACACCAATCTGGGCGATATTCAGTTGGAGTTGTTCGAAAAGGAAGCGCCGGAGACGGTGAAGAACTTTCTGGCCTATGTCGATGCCGGCCACTACGACAACACGCTGTTCCACCGGGTGATTGACAATTTCATGGTGCAGGGCGGCGGTTTCGACGCCGATTTCAAACAGAAGCCGACCGGCAAGCCGATTCGCAATGAGGCGGACAACCAGCTCAGCAATAAAATCGGCACCATCGCGATGGCGCGGACCAGCGAGCCGCACAGCGCGACCAGCCAGTTCTTCATCAATGTCGCCGACAACGATTTTCTGGATTTCAAGGCGCCGACGGCGCAGCACTACGGTTATTGCGTGTTCGGCAAGGTCACTTCCGGAATGGACGTGCTCGACAAAATCCGCAAAGTGAAAACCGGCCGTCGCGGCATGCACAGCGATGTGCCGGTCGAGGATGTCGTCATAACCGCCGTCACCCGCGACTGAAATTCGCAGGTTAAGCTCGTCGCCGGTTTCGCGGCTGAATGCGGCCGGGGCGGCCGCCGGGATTATTTTCCGGAAAATTCCGGCGTCATTTTCCGGTCGTAGAGCTGCTGGTATTCCCGTTCGAGGATATCGCCCATGCGATGCCAGTCGAAATACTCTTTCACCAGCGCCTGCCCGTTGCTGCCAAGCTCCGCGGCCAGCCTTGGCGAGGCCAGCAGCTCCAGCGTCCGCTCCGTTACTTCGTCGACGCTTTCCGGCGTGACGCAATAGCCGGTTTGCCCGTCGAGCAGCACTTCCGGCGTTCCGTCCAGCCGGTAGCCGATTGCCGGTTTGCCGGCCGCCAGCGCCTGGACGACCGACCGGGGCAGGCCTTCGCGCAGCGACAGGTGCCAGAGAAGGTCCATCTGGGCGATATAGCCGCCCACCTGGTCCGGCGGCACCAGTCCGGCGAAGTGAAAGCGGCCGGTCAAACCCAGCCGGGCGATCTCCCGGTCCATCCACTCCCGCAGGATACCGTTGCCGACGATCAGAAAATGGACATCCGGCTGAACGGCGGCCACCTGGGCTGCCGCTTTTAAGAAGTGGTCGTAGCCTTTCAGCGGAAACAACCGGGCGACGGAACCGATGACCCGGGCCGCCGCCGGGATGCCCAGTTGCTCGCGCCGGGCCGGGTCCCGTTGGGCGTTCAGAAACGCTTCGAGGCGCATGCCGCTGTAGACGACCATATATTTCTCCCGCGGCGCGACGCCGGCGCGGACGCAGTCGTCGATCATCGCCTGAGCGACGGCGAAAATTTTATCGCAGCGTCTGGCGGCGAATTTCTCCAATTGGATGTAAAGAGTGTTTTTCCACGGTTTTTCGTAACGGTGGAATGCCTGGCCGTGAACGGTATGGACGACGACCGGGACCCGGCTGCTCCAGGCGGCGGCCCGGCCGACGACCCCGGCTTTGGAACTGTGGGTGTGGACGACGTCGAATTGGCGGCGCCGGAACAACTGTTGCAGCTTCCGGCAGGCCTGCCAGTCGGCGAGCGGATTGATGGCGCGGACCAGCGACGGTATTTCGATGATTTCGAAGTCGGGCAAATCGACCTCTTTCAGCAATTCTCCTTCGGGCCCGGGGGAGGGACCGGTGACCAGCGTGACCCGGTGGCCTTTCTGCCGGTGGTCGGCGATGGTCAGCAGGGTATTTTCCTGGGCGCCGCCGACGATCATCCGGGTGATGACATGGCAGATGTTCAACTTCCGTTTCTCAGAATTCATAAGTATAGGCTTCCAAAAGGTTGACGCAGCCGACTTGCCGTTCGAACACCGTGCTGCCGTTCCGTTCTATACGCCACCGGCATTGTCCGTCCGGATCGTCGTATAAATACAGCTTAATATTTTCGCCGAAGGGGTGATATGCAAGCGCCAAGCGGCGATTTTCCCGGATTATCTCTCCGTTGGCGATCGACAGGACGGTTGCCGTTTCGCCGGCGGGCTGTGCGGTCTGAAGCGGCAGAACGCAGTTGCGCAGCAGTTCTTCCAGCGGTTTGCTGCGGCTTTTGTCCGTATTGAGCCGGGCGAGCTGTTGCAGCCGGCTGCGCCGCAGCAATTCCGGCAAACCGTCGAGGTTGCCGATCCGGTTGTCGGAAAAGGCCAGCAGTTCCAGGCGGCGGATGCCCTGCCGGTCCAGCAGAGTGCCGACGCTCCGCGCCGCTTCGTAGCTCGGCAGATTGATGGCGGCGGCGTAATTGCGGGCCGGATCGCACAGCAGCACGCCCGGCAACTGGCTGTCGCCGCCGCGGAACACGGTCAACTGAATCGTCTGCCACTCCCGGCCGAGGTGCCAGCCGAGCAGCACGGCGAGCAGCAGCGCCAGGCCGCAATACAGCCGGTGCAGCCGGCAATGATGGCCGACCAGCAAGGTCAGGCCGAGAAAATAGAGCGCCAGACTCCAGAGCGGCGGCCGGATTGCCGACGTTGCTTCGGCTTCCGCCGCGCAAAAGCCGACGATCCGGCTGATCAGTCCGGCTAAGAAATCCAGCAGCCTGGCGCTCCATTCCGCCGGCAGGAATTGCAGCAATGTCAATTTCAGGCCGACCGCCAGAAACAGCAAATTGACCAGAGGCAGCAATATCAGATTGGCCGGAATGCTGCCCGGCACCAGGTAACCCTGATGATACAGCGAAATTGCCGCGGCGGCCAGGAAGGCCGTCAGGCAACCGCCGCAACCGCTCCACAATTTCAAGCCGATCGCCTCGTAATCGAGTTGAAAACGGTGGCGGACGCCGGGCGGCAGCCAGCGGCGTTTTTCCAGCCACAGTTGCCGCAGCCGGCGGGCGCCGGACGCGCCGAGCAGCAGAAAACCGGTGACGATGAACGTGTATTGAAAACCGAGGTCGAACCGGTTGGCTGGCTGCAGCACCAGCAGTACCGCCGCCGTCACCAGGATGATGTTCAGGCCGGGAACCTGCCGCAGCGAAGCCCGGCAAACGCACCAGATACCGAGCAGCAGCAGTGCCCGGAGGGCCGGAATTTGCATTCCGGTCATCATCACGTACAGGATCAGGGCCAGCAGCGTCAGCCAGTAACGCCAGCGGTATGGCACCGGACGCAGCAGCAGCAGCGCCAGCATCGCCACGATGCCGACGTGCAAACCGCTGACGGTCAGTAGATGGATGGTGCCGCTGACGATATATTCCTGCCTGGTGGCCGGAGGAATGCCTTGGCGGCAGCCGAACAGCATGGCGGCCAGCAGTTGCCGGGTTGCCGGCGCCGTGCCGGCGATCGTCCGGTTCAGCAGCGCGTCGCGCCAGGTCAGCAGGGTGCCGGTCACACCCGGATGGGGCGGCGCGGTGATTTGCAGAACCGTTTGAGCCAGGAAAGTGGCGGCGACGTCGCGCGCCGCCAGGTAATCGGCGTAACGGAACCCGGGCAGAGGCGTGACAGTTCCCGCCGGATTGTCCGATGAAAACCGGTACCAGCGGGGCGGTGGCGACGGTTGAAAAAAGATCCCCTGCAGAACCAGGCGGTCGCCATAATTGACCGGCGGCGCTTCCGCAGGCAAACGAATGAGCGTAACGCCGTTGCAGCGGACCGCCGCCGGCATCGCCGTCGCC harbors:
- a CDS encoding ComEC/Rec2 family competence protein, whose translation is MSDRRHCRPAELTRLLQLPAAAPAMLLIGVLSGIAVFFTPLRWGVFLFPPLLAARPVRRQPLPWLIIGLLAGWLGAWRQSDIPQGNYAQLLNGRNQAGILTVEIIDYNCSAALPPDIGRPAQCRAAVRSFQATAMPAAVRCNGVTLIRLPAEAPPVNYGDRLVLQGIFFQPSPPPRWYRFSSDNPAGTVTPLPGFRYADYLAARDVAATFLAQTVLQITAPPHPGVTGTLLTWRDALLNRTIAGTAPATRQLLAAMLFGCRQGIPPATRQEYIVSGTIHLLTVSGLHVGIVAMLALLLLRPVPYRWRYWLTLLALILYVMMTGMQIPALRALLLLGIWCVCRASLRQVPGLNIILVTAAVLLVLQPANRFDLGFQYTFIVTGFLLLGASGARRLRQLWLEKRRWLPPGVRHRFQLDYEAIGLKLWSGCGGCLTAFLAAAAISLYHQGYLVPGSIPANLILLPLVNLLFLAVGLKLTLLQFLPAEWSARLLDFLAGLISRIVGFCAAEAEATSAIRPPLWSLALYFLGLTLLVGHHCRLHRLYCGLALLLAVLLGWHLGREWQTIQLTVFRGGDSQLPGVLLCDPARNYAAAINLPSYEAARSVGTLLDRQGIRRLELLAFSDNRIGNLDGLPELLRRSRLQQLARLNTDKSRSKPLEELLRNCVLPLQTAQPAGETATVLSIANGEIIRENRRLALAYHPFGENIKLYLYDDPDGQCRWRIERNGSTVFERQVGCVNLLEAYTYEF
- a CDS encoding peptidylprolyl isomerase, with translation MVTIHTNLGDIQLELFEKEAPETVKNFLAYVDAGHYDNTLFHRVIDNFMVQGGGFDADFKQKPTGKPIRNEADNQLSNKIGTIAMARTSEPHSATSQFFINVADNDFLDFKAPTAQHYGYCVFGKVTSGMDVLDKIRKVKTGRRGMHSDVPVEDVVITAVTRD
- a CDS encoding AraC family transcriptional regulator codes for the protein MRAIYANHLKTLEIISFFSAPAGVKELKPFISPPGHETIEILTGGKVWFEQDGRDRLYERGTIFWHVAGEPTICRMPPETPYRCLVFHFNVNQSAERPAPRVSFWRDTATLDGFANEVGKAFHHERCDVEQLAAYCYHTLLWQSNRFDHPGGSGELSPKLRKAMNYLEQHLAENISVGDLAANVRISRPYLFELFKTQLGLSPYKYLSDLRLNRARQLLADNTASIKEIAAICGFENLEVFYRAFKRATNLTPGQYREENDPYNWN
- a CDS encoding SDR family oxidoreductase; amino-acid sequence: MELKGKRILITGGAVRVGAAIAGMLADAGARVVIHCRRSQQAAGQLLAALPGEGHALAVADWNEPGAVEALLPSIGRVDGLVNNASVFHPGTLAEDNPEADADHWRVNYLAPLALMRALNNQAGLTEGVILNLLDQEVAQSAAWGGIYGLSKRALRDATLAAALEWAPRIRVNGLAPGPVLAPPGLEHLRMRKTLRQVPMQRPVAMADLLAGCRFLLENDSVTGQILYVDGGQHLRQRAAAASVLPCD
- a CDS encoding glycosyltransferase family 4 protein, with protein sequence MNSEKRKLNICHVITRMIVGGAQENTLLTIADHRQKGHRVTLVTGPSPGPEGELLKEVDLPDFEIIEIPSLVRAINPLADWQACRKLQQLFRRRQFDVVHTHSSKAGVVGRAAAWSSRVPVVVHTVHGQAFHRYEKPWKNTLYIQLEKFAARRCDKIFAVAQAMIDDCVRAGVAPREKYMVVYSGMRLEAFLNAQRDPARREQLGIPAAARVIGSVARLFPLKGYDHFLKAAAQVAAVQPDVHFLIVGNGILREWMDREIARLGLTGRFHFAGLVPPDQVGGYIAQMDLLWHLSLREGLPRSVVQALAAGKPAIGYRLDGTPEVLLDGQTGYCVTPESVDEVTERTLELLASPRLAAELGSNGQALVKEYFDWHRMGDILEREYQQLYDRKMTPEFSGK